In Dysidea avara chromosome 3, odDysAvar1.4, whole genome shotgun sequence, a single window of DNA contains:
- the LOC136248477 gene encoding zinc finger SWIM domain-containing protein 1-like, producing the protein MIDGTYNVNKSRMPLYSFMIEEGNGHGRTVFYAATTDESAQHLRAIVQAFKNSNPCYGNTKVIVIDKDFTEIAVLKDEIPTATILFCQFHVIKCFYKAVSDAEVPKEQRDSLRKVLHDIVYSESMDDYEDYLAEIVRLGNPSFEKYFFDNWNSCLEMWASFQRDSSVHFGNTTNNRLECSHSKLKDLIGRTSSLSEMFEGVLSFMNFINQESSHNAFVEQFTSISTKLDHVAGMQEVSAICTGYATKLLHNQVEVAQKVDYEFVDTGDSAVTVKYKDHTHSVGIEAGVCSCSFWNTMLLPCRHIIGTRLHKGLSVVDLSMINQRWLKSYQIDFVTESTHHDDPACSSNCALEYDLLPEPPMQKTLNQAQKYKKMLNLCQKIAAQASMVGMPQFREMYNTVETLVKNWDSGSKCVVVSCDDECEKCTSDHEESTLDGQVASDEAVKECSWETIEYEVECDIDDETTQYSDTTWYVDFTQHSDVTQHGDITSHDDVTQHDDTTRHSDVYGGPFRSTSGKFPRNFFHFWEISEKFLHFF; encoded by the coding sequence ATGATTGATGGAACTTACAATGTGAATAAGTCTCGTATGCCTCTATACTCCTTTATGATAGAGGAGGGCAATGGTCATGGGAGAACTGTGTTTTATGCTGCTACCACAGACGAGAGTGCACAACATTTGAGAGCCATTGTCCAAGCATTTAAGAATAGCAATCCATGCTATGGAAACACTAAGGTTATTGTAATAGACAAAGATTTCACTGAGATAGCTGTACTTAAGGATGAAATTCCAACTGCTACAATTTTGTTTTGCCAGTTTCATGTGATTAAGTGCTTTTACAAAGCTGTGTCAGATGCAGAAGTTCCCAAAGAACAAAGGGACAGCTTAAGGAAAGTTTTACATGATATTGTCTATAGTGAAAGCATGGATGATTATGAAGACTACTTAGCTGAAATTGTACGCCTGGGAAATCCCAGTTTTGAGAAATACTTTTTTGACAACTGGAATAGCTGCTTGGAGATGTGGGCTTCCTTTCAGCGTGATTCTAGTGTTCACTTTGGAAACACAACAAATAACCGTTTAGAATGTAGCCATAGCAAGCTTAAAGATTTAATTGGTCGTACATCCTCACTTTCTGAGATGTTTGAAGGGGTACTCAGCTTTATGAACTTCATCAACCAAGAGAGTAGCCACAATGCTTTCGTAGAGCAGTTTACTTCCATATCAACTAAACTTGACCATGTTGCTGGAATGCAAGAAGTTTCTGCGATCTGTACAGGATATGCCACTAAACTTCTACATAATCAGGTAGAAGTAGCTCAGAAAGTTGATTACGAGTTTGTAGACACAGGTGATTCTGCAGTAACAGTAAAGTATAAAGACCACACTCACAGTGTGGGCATAGAAGCTGGTGTTTGTTCTTGCTCATTCTGGAACACTATGTTGCTTCCTTGTAGGCACATAATTGGTACTCGTTTGCACAAGGGTCTTTCTGTTGTAGATCTCTCTATGATAAATCAGCGTTGGCTGAAATCTTATCAAATCGACTTTGTCACAGAAAGCACCCATCATGATGACCCAGCCTGTAGTAGCAATTGTGCACTTGAGTATGATCTTTTGCCAGAACCACCCATGCAGAAAACACTTAAtcaagctcaaaagtataaGAAAATGTTGAATTTGTGCCAAAAGATTGCAGCTCAGGCTAGCATGGTTGGTATGCCACAGTTTCGAGAGATGTACAACACAGTTGAAACGCTGGTAAAGAACTGGGACTCAGGTTCAAAATGTGTTGTTGTAAGCTGTGATGATGAATGTGAAAAATGCACAAGCGATCATGAGGAATCAACACTAGATGGGCAGGTTGCCAGTGATGAAGCTGTTAAGGAGTGTTCATGGGAAACCATAGAATATGAAGTCGAGTGTGATATTGATGATGAAACCACACAGTACAGTGATACCACATGGTATGTTGATTTCACACAGCACAGTGATGTCACACAACACGGTGATATCACAAGCCACGATGATGTCACACAGCACGATGATACTACAAGGCACAGTGATGTCTACGGTGGCCCATTCCGGTCTACTTCTGGGAAATTTCCCAGAAATTTCTTTCATTTCTGGGAAATTTCCGAGAAATTTCTTCACTTTTTCTAA
- the LOC136250844 gene encoding uncharacterized protein, with protein sequence MAIPALYTVGEEDLILRYFKDDYTYEDICKFLHLRHGINLTIDQLRKRLKRMGLRRRDKNGQTSFEEVEAAIKKEREVSGNCIGYRILHKRLKEKHSLRVGRNVVMMLSALDNPEGAAARKGKKLKRRIYHSKGPDYIWHCDGYDKLKPYGFAIHGCIDGYSRRILWLHVSPSNNDPYIIAGYYLNCVEKLAGCPTILRTDRGTENTNTPFLRDQHDDPFAKEKSFMYGRSTSNQRIEAWWGQLRKNAAQWWMDYFKALRETGELDDSSEYHIDCLRYCFMDLIQAELDYVAHEWNIHRIRPSNYNPGGIPDKLYFLPEDEGTRSYRHTVSSDDVESAREWSVTKPCSVPKEFTDLAEHVMSEDNISKPTNADEAIVLYKHLKSVLSC encoded by the exons ATGGCCATTCCTGCTTTGTATACAGTGGGTGAGGAAGATTTAATATTACGTTATTTCAAAGACGATTATACATATGAGGACATTTGCAAGTTTTTACACTTACGGCACGGTATAAACTTAACAATAGATCAACTGAGGAAGCGACTGAAGAGGATGGGCTTGCGAAGAAGAGACAAAAACGGTCAAACTTCCTTTGAAGAAGTCGAAGCGGCTATTAAA AAAGAAAGAGAGGTGTCAGGGAACTGCATTGGTTACCGCATATTGCACAAGAGGCTGAAAGAGAAACATAGTTTGCGTGTTGGAAG AAATGTTGTGATGATGTTGTCAGCTTTGGATAACCCAGAAGGCGCTGCAGCTAGGAAAGGAAAAAAACTGAAGAGAAGGATATATCACAGCAAG GGGCCAGACTATATATGGCATTGTGACGGATATGATAAATTAAAGCCGTATGGTTTTGCCATACATGGCTGCATTGACGG CTACTCACGTAGAATCCTTTGGCTTCATGTATCCCCCTCAAATAATGATCCATACATTATTGCAGGGTACTATTTAAATTGTGTAGAAAAATTAGCAG GGTGCCCTACAATTTTAAGAACGGACAGAGGAACTGAGAATAcaaataca CCATTTTTGCGAGATCAACATGACGATCCCTTTGCAAAGGAGAAAAGCTTCATGTATGGCCGATCTACTTCCAATCAA CGTATTGAGGCTTGGTGGGGACAGCTCCGCAAGAATGCTGCACAATGGTGGATGGATTATTTTAAG GCTTTGAGAGAAACTGGTGAACTGGATGACAGCAGTGAATATCATAT TGACTGCCTTCGATACTGTTTTATGGACTTGATACAAGCTGAATTGGATTACGTGGCACATGAATGGAACATTCATAGAATACGACCAAGTAATTATAATCCTGGTGGTATACCAGATAAGCTGTATTTTCTTCCTGAAGATGAAG GGACACGATCATATAGACACACCGTGAGTAGTGATGATGTAGAATCTGCACGTGAATGGAGTGTCACTAAGCCCTGCTCTGTACCAAAGGAGTTCACTGATTTAGCTGAACATGTAATGAGTGAAGATAATATTTCAAAGCCTACAAATGCCGATGAAGCTATAGTATTGTACAAACATCTAAAAAGTGTCTTGAGTTGTTAA
- the LOC136248478 gene encoding uncharacterized protein gives MAGKDEVSFLFKCVKEGKITGDEAINIIGKGRSSATTGAIMRYGPNHSIQPPTPIASSSKRAEIIEKYKQLQRGERSNSSKKTRCAASVQKRNPVLIKITLGRMRFDDVKQRGVHCKELGPNVRVSMAPRATYDELVEEGIKYFFSYKENAAGVASREYFLADGQGSKLPNTLQGRPWVLADYLHMHGMFPSKTRIFCVQQEIIGIPSEPDNVHTPIPEPGTSHVVATIPSDSNDEVALRDVQRSSEKKIDEHLIPFSSFTLGRKLGKGGYGLVFLSELNGTFVAAKQIPLTSDEVDMSEINVLSSLRHPNIVVFMGYSRDEHHIYILTNYVHGGDLFNLLFKEKIPLSASDQLSITDQVAQALAYMHGRKPPFIHRDVKPMNILVEKGTFHVYLTDMGLARLKTTACTMTNVGKAEGTPYSSPECFFGNTCLASDVWSFGLVLSEVFGRKHAWGKLMTHAEMAQLIVAKTLPSVQHLNPTIRRVCEGCLQYDEKKRINMMTVIQQLRE, from the exons ATGGCGGGAAAAGATGAAGTTTCTTTTTTGTTCAAGTGCGTTAAGGAAGGCAAGATTACGGGAGACGAAGCCATCAATATCATTGGCAAGGGCAGATCATCAGCCACCACAGGAGCTATTATGAGATATGGACCCAATCATAGTATCCAACCCCCTACACCAATTGCAA GTAGCAGTAAAAGAGCTGAGATTATTGAAAAATATAAGCAACTCCAACGAGGAGAACGATCAAATAGCTCTAAGAAGACAAGATGTGCTGCTAGTGTTCAAAAGAGAAACCCAGTTTTAATTAAG ATTACACTTGGTAGAATGAGGTTCGATGATGTAAAGCAACGTGGTGTACACTGCAAGGAACTTGGACCTAATGTTAGGGTTTCTATGGCACCCAGAGCAACGTATGATGAATTGGTTGAGGAAGGAATAAAATACTTCTTCAGTTACAAGGAAAACGCAGCAGGTGTGGCAAGTCGTGAATACTTTTTGGCAGATGGGCAAGGAAGCAAGTTGCCCAACACCTTGCAAGGCCGCCCATGGGTTTTGGCAGATTATCTACACATGCATGGCATGTTTCCATCAAAGACTAGGATATTCTGTGTACAA CAAGAGATCATCGGTATTCCCAGTGAGCCAGATAATGTTCATACTCCAATACCAGAGCCAGGTACTTCTCATGTTGTTGCCACAATACCATCTGACTCAAATGATGAGGTGGCTTTGAGAGATGTACAACGCAGCAGTGAAAAGAAAATAG ATGAACACTTAATTCCATTTTCATCATTTACACTGGGACGTAAACTTGGGAAGGGGGGTTATGGATTGGTGTTCCTGTCCGAACTAAATGGAACGTTTGTTGCTGCAAAGCAAATTCCATTGACATCAGATGAGGTCGACATGAGTGAGATTAATGTTTTAAG CTCACTGCGCCACCCTAACATTGTTGTGTTCATGGGGTACTCCAGAGATGAACATCACATATACATCTTGACTAATTATGTACATGGTGGAGATTTATTCAACCTCCTTTTCAAAGAG AAAATACCACTCTCAGCAAGTGACCAACTGTCGATAACCGATCAAGTGGCACAGGCACTTGCTTATATGCATGGACGAAAGCCTCCTTTTATTCATCGAGATGTAAAGCCAATGAACATATTG GTTGAAAAGGGAACTTTCCATGTATACTTAACAGACATGGGATTAGCCAGACTCAAGACAACAGCTTGTACAATGACAAATGTTGGAAAAGCTGAAGGCACACCTTATTCTTCACCAGAATGCTTTTTTGGAAACACATGCCTTGCGTCTGATGTTTGGAGCTTTGGTTTAGTCTTATCTGAAGTGTTCGGGAGAAAGCATGCGTGGGGAAAACTAATGACCCATGCTGAGATGGCACAACTTATTGTGGCTAAAACTCTACCTTCCGTACAACACCTCAACCCAACCATCAGAAGGGTGTGTGAAGGTTGTTTGCAGTATGATGAGAAAAAGAGAATCAATATGATGACTGTGATACAACAACTAAGGGAATAA
- the LOC136250849 gene encoding uncharacterized protein translates to MVKYGGPGKKKQCCVNRRCVVTEQHKCSYNSGTSQTWVDLCKPEWWTLKPEVSKVVLDIWQEASQGIFGKMGSSDMMDIDVYALFPGNWLTDKGITTFLKVAAKRCLQMKGLNTFVASTFLYNSMCRNMNLAKDGIEMSTFVTMSCG, encoded by the exons ATGGTCAAGTATGGTGGCCCAGGAAAGAAGAAGCAGTGCTGTGTAAATAGGCGATGTGTTGTTACAG AGCAACataaatgtagctacaattCAGGTACCAGCCAAACTTGGGTTGACCTTTGTAAACCTGAATGGTGGACACTTAAGCCAGAAGTTAGCAAAGTG GTACTTGATATTTGGCAGGAAGCAAGTCAAGGTATATTTGGGAAAATGGGATCATCTGATATGATGGACATCGATGTATATGCTTTGTTCCCTGGCAACTGGCTAACAGATAAG GGAATCACTACGTTTCTAAAGGTTGCTGCAAAACGCTGCCTACAAATG AAGGGACTGAATACATTTGTTGCATCCACTTTTCTATACAACAGTATGTGCCGTAATATGAATTTAGCAAAAGATGGTATCGAGAT GTCAACATTTGTGACTATGAGCTGTGGGTAA